The following coding sequences are from one Halorubrum sp. BOL3-1 window:
- a CDS encoding PH domain-containing protein, with amino-acid sequence MNKDKSSIMGLLEKLGHWMMADPEEYGYSEDKIAEITKQARGKSVTQASLLGQSHEPLTVIENLQEGEQPHYCIPVSGFEMEGIGQETEGGAGRFVVTEERIILNRKKGISASTTTVDYDSIEAVELAEGFLHTRLTLHTKSGSFSVKSAESEWGDEMENARETIQEFR; translated from the coding sequence ATGAACAAAGACAAGTCATCTATTATGGGGTTATTGGAAAAATTAGGGCATTGGATGATGGCTGACCCCGAAGAATATGGTTATTCTGAAGATAAAATTGCTGAAATAACCAAGCAGGCAAGGGGCAAATCCGTCACACAGGCATCATTACTGGGGCAATCGCACGAGCCACTCACGGTTATCGAGAATCTTCAGGAAGGGGAACAACCGCATTACTGTATCCCCGTGAGCGGATTCGAGATGGAAGGAATAGGACAAGAAACAGAGGGGGGTGCTGGCAGATTTGTCGTTACGGAGGAACGAATAATCCTCAATCGAAAGAAGGGGATATCAGCCAGTACAACCACAGTCGATTACGACTCGATAGAGGCAGTAGAATTAGCAGAAGGTTTCCTCCATACCCGATTAACACTTCACACGAAATCAGGGTCATTCTCCGTCAAGTCAGCAGAATCAGAGTGGGGAGACGAAATGGAAAACGCACGCGAAACAATCCAAGAATTTCGATAG
- a CDS encoding class I SAM-dependent DNA methyltransferase, translating to MPVSLDELESHLFKCADIIRDAVDPTDYKEYILPLVYYKSISDEFQKQYADNVAEYGEDFARRNDLYSIPVVPEGYLWEDVRAVSDNIDQALNEAFDALTEENPQLTGVFRADYIDADALDDDRLGKLVEHLSTHDLDRDSIPPDMLGEAYMDLVRHFAEEEGKSGGQFFTPPHIVNLCVRLVDEFEDGMTFHDPTVGSGGMLIEAARYYREEQGGDPTKLAFTGQEINPDIAAIAKMNLSIHGLNGEIEREDSLSNPAFTDEDNQELTRFNRVLANFPFSADWAKDDLQDDPYGRFDWHEKLPRADRGDYAFIMSMAKQLKRPDRDGDGGKAAIVIPHGVLFRKHESRYRKHMLEEDIVEAIVGLPENLFQNNAIPSAVLVLNRDKPEERKGEVQFIHAATEDFYEDLSNQNELTEDGLDHIIENFRGWTAEERVSRPVSLNEIRENDYNLNIALYVDTTEPEEDIDVEEELAKLRELQSERDEIEATMSEHMEALNYE from the coding sequence ATGCCTGTTTCGCTGGATGAGCTGGAATCTCATCTATTCAAATGCGCTGACATAATCCGCGATGCTGTTGACCCGACTGATTATAAAGAATACATCCTCCCGCTCGTCTACTACAAGTCTATTTCCGACGAGTTCCAGAAGCAGTACGCTGACAACGTTGCGGAGTACGGCGAGGACTTCGCGCGCCGAAACGACCTCTACAGTATTCCCGTTGTTCCCGAGGGCTATTTGTGGGAAGACGTGCGTGCTGTCTCGGACAACATCGACCAAGCCCTAAACGAAGCGTTCGATGCGCTCACCGAGGAAAACCCACAGCTCACAGGCGTCTTCCGCGCTGACTACATCGACGCCGACGCACTCGACGACGACCGCCTCGGGAAGCTCGTCGAACATCTCTCGACCCACGACCTCGACCGTGACAGCATCCCCCCGGACATGCTCGGCGAGGCGTACATGGACCTTGTCCGACACTTCGCCGAGGAGGAGGGGAAGTCCGGCGGCCAGTTCTTCACGCCCCCACACATCGTGAATCTCTGCGTCCGACTCGTGGACGAGTTCGAGGACGGGATGACATTCCACGACCCCACGGTCGGCTCCGGCGGGATGCTCATCGAGGCCGCGCGGTACTACCGTGAGGAGCAGGGCGGCGACCCGACGAAACTCGCGTTCACCGGACAAGAAATCAACCCGGACATTGCGGCCATCGCCAAGATGAATCTCTCTATTCACGGACTGAACGGAGAGATTGAACGCGAAGACTCGCTCTCGAATCCAGCGTTCACCGACGAAGACAATCAAGAACTCACTCGCTTTAACCGGGTTCTCGCGAACTTCCCGTTCTCAGCGGATTGGGCGAAAGACGACCTCCAAGACGACCCCTACGGACGTTTTGACTGGCACGAGAAACTCCCACGTGCCGACCGCGGGGACTACGCCTTCATCATGTCTATGGCGAAGCAGTTGAAGCGTCCTGACCGCGACGGCGACGGCGGGAAGGCGGCTATCGTCATCCCCCACGGAGTGTTGTTCCGCAAGCACGAATCGCGGTATCGGAAGCACATGCTGGAAGAAGATATAGTGGAAGCCATCGTCGGGCTTCCCGAGAATCTATTCCAGAACAACGCGATTCCCTCTGCTGTTCTCGTGTTGAATAGGGACAAGCCAGAAGAGCGTAAGGGCGAGGTACAGTTCATTCACGCCGCCACCGAGGATTTCTACGAGGACCTATCGAATCAGAACGAACTAACGGAGGACGGACTCGACCACATCATCGAAAACTTCCGTGGATGGACAGCCGAGGAGCGTGTGAGTCGGCCGGTGTCGCTGAACGAGATTCGGGAGAACGACTACAATCTCAATATCGCCCTTTATGTTGATACGACCGAGCCGGAAGAGGATATTGATGTGGAGGAAGAACTAGCGAAGTTGCGAGAATTACAGAGCGAGCGTGATGAGATTGAAGCGACGATGAGCGAGCATATGGAGGCGTTGAATTATGAGTGA
- a CDS encoding type I restriction endonuclease subunit R, whose translation MVSIPSEGGVERSLLSWLDGVGWETHGLDGGRGASVLDDAYERDSHEVAYWNLLAEQVVALNEEVTEDNVDKFISSLRRDLDTEHLMDGNREFHQLLAKGKKFSVQRGKGATDTVIVDLIDHDNPENNRFHAVNQFSVSRETTIRPDVSLFVNGIPLVTMELKSLAQDNDWHDAVSDLQDYEDDAPRLFIPGLFNVAADTMELRYGAMGAPKEFYEPWNDAPEEFEDDNAMKQGVKALCNPGTLLDLVKHFVFYERRAGGDAKIIPRYSQYYAVNRILDRVHEGVHKRGLIWHTQGSGKSFTMLYAAENLLSRPTVARNPQVFVIVDTDKLNSQMRNQLANLSLERWTEAESIDHLQRLIEEGSSQLVLTTIQKFEDVDPDVQGNDEVILMSDEAHRFMEADLGSRIKAAFTNYSHFGFTGTPVREGERPEDRNTFDEFSPEGEKYLHRYSVKQGIDDGLILPVYFTLRHEMEWDIDEAGLDEEFEQEFRGMTTDEKREFIKENVTSRTMAELEPRVDRAVAEIDTHYNEHLLPNGWKGMVVTPSRRSAAMYGERLREQMGEEAVEVLYTSTKDDSDLIKQFHTDSEERNSIVGDFKEEENPQLLVVHNMLLTGFDAPILKTIYLDRNLKNHNLLQAIARTNRPAAGKENGEIVDFQGVFENIDEALDYDDETKAYAARDKDELYEELVEQVERAMDIFDGIDKDDTQEATYEAIERVSTHPERREFKQNFRRLQNLYEAVAPDGRLVSEGIERDYKWLSRIHVAFKRTTSGNDDPEKEMREKTREIINKHVDIPEIKRDFPTYKLGKEYLEDVEELDNPSVKAAQVAHATREHLHPRENQNPRYKRLSERVTDIVERWQGEEMSDPKAVEALKSVEEEVLSVKNKSEKGTREAAEFAIYTHLTEETPDAIESDEQAEQVAEEIVSQFRERVDRSYAGWKTNQQTIAEIERILLDVLVVEYDLGHLIKDSDGFVDATRDYLIQNHG comes from the coding sequence ATGGTTAGCATCCCGTCCGAGGGCGGCGTCGAGCGGTCGCTCCTCTCGTGGCTCGACGGCGTCGGGTGGGAGACACACGGATTAGACGGCGGGCGAGGTGCTAGCGTTCTCGATGACGCCTACGAACGCGACAGTCACGAGGTCGCCTACTGGAACCTTCTCGCGGAGCAGGTCGTCGCATTGAACGAGGAAGTCACCGAGGACAACGTGGATAAGTTCATATCCTCGCTTCGCCGCGACCTCGACACAGAACATCTGATGGACGGCAATCGTGAGTTCCACCAGTTGCTCGCGAAGGGAAAGAAGTTCAGCGTTCAACGCGGGAAGGGGGCGACAGACACCGTTATTGTAGACCTCATTGACCACGACAATCCAGAAAACAACCGTTTCCACGCGGTCAATCAGTTCTCTGTCTCCCGCGAGACGACCATTCGACCGGACGTAAGCCTGTTCGTCAACGGGATTCCGCTCGTGACGATGGAGCTGAAAAGTCTCGCGCAGGATAACGACTGGCACGACGCCGTTAGCGACCTCCAAGACTACGAGGACGACGCTCCAAGGCTCTTCATTCCCGGTCTGTTCAACGTCGCCGCCGACACGATGGAACTCCGATACGGAGCTATGGGTGCGCCCAAGGAGTTCTACGAACCGTGGAACGACGCCCCAGAAGAGTTCGAGGACGACAATGCGATGAAGCAGGGGGTCAAAGCGCTGTGTAATCCCGGGACGCTTCTCGACCTCGTCAAGCACTTCGTTTTCTACGAGCGCCGAGCCGGAGGAGACGCGAAAATCATCCCGCGCTATTCGCAGTACTACGCGGTCAATCGTATCCTCGACAGAGTCCACGAGGGCGTCCACAAACGCGGCCTCATCTGGCACACTCAAGGGTCGGGGAAGTCGTTCACGATGCTGTACGCTGCCGAGAACCTACTCTCACGGCCTACAGTTGCCCGTAACCCGCAAGTCTTCGTCATCGTAGATACGGACAAGCTGAACTCGCAAATGCGCAACCAGCTTGCGAACCTCTCGCTGGAGCGATGGACGGAGGCCGAGAGCATCGACCATCTCCAGCGTCTCATCGAGGAGGGGAGTAGCCAGCTCGTCCTCACAACTATTCAGAAGTTCGAGGATGTCGACCCCGACGTACAGGGAAACGACGAGGTTATTCTGATGAGCGACGAGGCGCACCGCTTCATGGAAGCCGACCTCGGGAGCCGAATCAAGGCTGCGTTCACGAACTACTCCCATTTCGGATTCACCGGCACTCCCGTTCGAGAAGGAGAACGACCAGAGGACCGAAACACGTTTGACGAGTTCTCTCCCGAGGGCGAAAAGTATCTTCACCGCTACTCGGTCAAGCAGGGCATTGACGACGGCCTGATTCTCCCCGTCTACTTCACGCTTCGTCACGAGATGGAGTGGGACATTGACGAGGCCGGACTCGACGAAGAGTTCGAGCAGGAGTTCCGGGGGATGACGACCGACGAAAAACGGGAGTTCATCAAGGAAAACGTCACCAGCCGGACTATGGCTGAACTCGAACCACGGGTAGACCGTGCGGTCGCTGAAATCGATACCCACTACAACGAACATCTTTTGCCGAACGGCTGGAAGGGGATGGTCGTCACCCCGAGCCGGCGGTCGGCGGCGATGTACGGCGAGCGGCTACGGGAACAGATGGGTGAAGAGGCCGTGGAAGTCCTCTACACGTCTACGAAAGACGACTCCGACCTCATCAAGCAGTTTCACACGGATTCGGAGGAACGCAATAGCATCGTCGGGGACTTCAAAGAAGAGGAGAATCCGCAGCTCCTCGTCGTCCACAACATGCTCCTCACAGGCTTCGACGCGCCGATACTCAAGACGATATATCTCGACCGGAATCTCAAAAATCACAATCTCCTCCAAGCCATCGCTCGGACTAACCGGCCTGCCGCCGGGAAGGAGAACGGCGAGATTGTGGACTTTCAGGGCGTGTTCGAGAACATCGACGAGGCGCTTGACTACGACGACGAGACGAAAGCCTATGCCGCGCGCGACAAGGACGAACTCTACGAGGAGCTGGTAGAGCAAGTTGAGCGGGCAATGGACATCTTCGATGGCATAGATAAGGATGACACGCAGGAGGCGACCTACGAAGCTATCGAGCGCGTTAGCACGCATCCGGAACGTCGTGAGTTCAAACAGAACTTCCGGCGACTACAGAACCTCTACGAAGCCGTCGCCCCTGACGGACGGCTTGTGAGTGAGGGTATCGAACGTGACTACAAATGGTTGAGCAGAATCCACGTCGCGTTCAAGCGCACGACCTCGGGCAATGACGACCCCGAGAAGGAGATGCGCGAGAAGACGCGAGAGATAATCAACAAGCACGTCGATATTCCCGAAATCAAGCGTGACTTTCCCACCTATAAGCTCGGGAAGGAATACTTAGAAGACGTTGAGGAACTCGATAACCCCAGCGTGAAGGCGGCGCAGGTAGCTCACGCTACCCGCGAACACCTCCATCCACGAGAAAACCAGAACCCACGGTACAAACGATTGAGCGAGCGCGTGACAGACATCGTTGAGCGGTGGCAGGGTGAAGAGATGAGCGACCCCAAGGCAGTTGAAGCTCTGAAGTCTGTCGAAGAAGAGGTGTTATCAGTCAAAAACAAATCCGAGAAGGGGACGAGAGAGGCCGCAGAGTTTGCTATCTATACGCACCTGACCGAGGAGACACCCGACGCCATAGAGTCCGATGAGCAGGCAGAGCAGGTCGCAGAAGAGATTGTCTCACAGTTCCGTGAGCGGGTTGACCGAAGTTACGCTGGCTGGAAAACGAACCAGCAGACAATCGCAGAAATCGAGCGTATCCTGTTGGATGTACTGGTGGTAGAATACGACCTCGGGCATCTCATCAAGGATAGTGACGGGTTCGTGGACGCGACCCGAGACTATCTAATTCAGAATCATGGCTAA
- a CDS encoding NADP-dependent oxidoreductase, translating into MTNTNREWLLAARPEGEPDTDSFELRETDVPTPDPGELLVQTRFLSVDPYMRGRMREGESYADPWNVGDALKGGIVGEVVETASDAYDAGDLVTGEGTWGDYATLDADDVAPVDPAVADPEAYLGVLGMPGRTAYFGLLEVGRPKPGDTVVVSGAAGAVGSVVGQIAKRNGCRVVGFAGTDEKTDWLTDGLDFDAAINYKTTDDYRAALDAAAPDGVDVYFDNVGGPITDAVFTRLNLDARVAVCGQIAHYNDEEVPTGPRKLPQLIPVRASVEGLLVGDFATRFGEASEQLGQWVATGDLRHRETVVEGLENAPDAFLGLFSGDNIGKQVVRVSSADGE; encoded by the coding sequence GTGACGAACACCAACCGCGAGTGGCTTCTCGCCGCGCGGCCCGAAGGCGAACCCGACACGGACAGCTTCGAACTGCGCGAGACGGACGTCCCGACGCCCGACCCGGGCGAACTCCTCGTTCAAACCCGATTCCTCTCCGTCGATCCGTACATGCGCGGCCGGATGCGGGAGGGCGAATCCTACGCGGATCCGTGGAACGTGGGCGACGCGCTCAAGGGCGGGATCGTCGGTGAAGTGGTCGAGACCGCGAGCGACGCGTACGACGCGGGCGACCTCGTGACCGGCGAGGGGACGTGGGGCGACTACGCGACCCTCGACGCCGACGACGTCGCACCCGTCGATCCGGCGGTCGCGGACCCCGAGGCGTACCTCGGCGTCCTCGGCATGCCCGGGCGGACCGCCTACTTCGGTCTGCTGGAGGTCGGCCGGCCCAAGCCCGGCGACACGGTGGTCGTCTCCGGGGCGGCGGGCGCGGTCGGCTCCGTCGTCGGGCAGATCGCGAAGCGCAACGGCTGCCGCGTGGTCGGCTTCGCCGGCACCGACGAGAAGACCGACTGGCTCACCGACGGCCTCGACTTCGACGCCGCGATCAACTACAAGACGACCGACGACTACCGCGCCGCGCTCGACGCGGCCGCGCCCGACGGCGTCGACGTGTACTTCGACAACGTCGGCGGCCCGATCACCGACGCCGTGTTCACGCGACTGAACCTCGACGCGCGCGTCGCGGTCTGCGGCCAGATCGCCCACTACAACGACGAGGAGGTCCCGACCGGCCCGCGGAAGCTCCCGCAGCTGATCCCCGTGCGAGCCAGCGTCGAGGGGCTGCTCGTCGGTGACTTCGCGACCCGGTTCGGCGAGGCCAGCGAGCAGCTGGGTCAGTGGGTCGCGACCGGCGACCTCCGACACCGCGAGACGGTCGTGGAGGGACTGGAGAACGCGCCCGACGCCTTCCTCGGGCTCTTCTCCGGTGACAACATCGGCAAACAGGTGGTGCGGGTGTCGAGTGCGGACGGGGAGTAG
- a CDS encoding M48 family metallopeptidase — MAKTQRQEVDLVGETVEYDVRWSSDATKPRIDVDIRGVTVVVPNAADVQPTEVLRGNAAWVVEKQQNFERYREQVPDRTFEAGETFPLLGTERKLVIEPARSHTITDDEIRLRESTVEQSTVKQVLENVYRREARNYFSKRASHYAEQMGVEYDQIQVRNQRTRWGSCSTTGTISLNWRLMLAPPEIVDYVIVHELAHLREADHGEEFWGFVAEHDSEHEAHARWLEENSIQLIFSTDDI; from the coding sequence ATGGCTAAGACACAGCGGCAGGAAGTGGACTTGGTGGGCGAGACTGTTGAGTATGACGTACGTTGGAGTTCAGACGCGACTAAGCCGCGTATTGACGTGGACATCCGCGGTGTGACTGTCGTGGTCCCCAACGCCGCCGACGTTCAACCGACCGAGGTCCTCCGCGGGAACGCCGCGTGGGTCGTAGAGAAACAACAGAACTTCGAGCGGTACCGAGAGCAGGTTCCCGACCGCACGTTTGAGGCCGGCGAGACGTTTCCGCTACTCGGAACGGAACGTAAACTCGTCATTGAGCCAGCTCGCAGTCATACTATCACCGACGACGAGATTCGACTCAGGGAAAGCACAGTCGAGCAGTCCACGGTCAAACAGGTACTCGAAAACGTCTATCGGAGAGAGGCCCGTAACTACTTCTCCAAGCGTGCGAGCCACTACGCGGAGCAGATGGGCGTCGAGTACGACCAGATACAGGTCCGAAACCAGAGAACTCGGTGGGGTTCCTGCTCCACGACAGGGACTATTAGTCTAAACTGGCGATTGATGTTAGCACCGCCTGAAATCGTTGACTACGTCATCGTCCACGAACTTGCGCATCTTCGAGAAGCAGACCACGGCGAGGAGTTCTGGGGGTTCGTCGCTGAACACGACTCAGAACATGAAGCTCACGCGAGGTGGCTGGAGGAAAATAGTATCCAGTTGATTTTTTCGACGGACGACATATAG
- a CDS encoding restriction endonuclease subunit S produces the protein MSEDTTLNEFVENEKHESSNLELGPIEVEIPDEWDSRQLSTVFDLITGNSYTGDYLSDEDNSGRIFLTLKSVNKGGGFNWDSLKYYTGEVNEREVVEPGELLIANTDVTQDGDIVGYSIRVPDFDSEKEIAASMDLSILRPTLDNINLPYIEYLLQTDFIHSRMRAFSAGSTVLHLNTDLVKSLSLPLPPLSEQRKIATVLYTVNQAIEKTEKIREQIERVRAGTAQDLFRNGISQGETKETWLGEIPEDWDVVPFSKIVDSNRNGLYKSKDAYGEGCPIAKMGNALEKRTLDMSSADRLELTDEEKQKYGLNEGDLIFARRAQEVSAAGDCCYVPQLDELTVFESSLIRVRLAEGANPRFYTQYFDSPVGSRSIERIVTETSISGIATSDLLDLKVAVPSLAEQEEIASIMWKFDEQEKSLQKEREWYERLKRGLIQDLLSGTVRMTDTNIEVPEEVTQHG, from the coding sequence ATGAGTGAGGACACAACTTTGAACGAATTTGTCGAGAATGAAAAACACGAATCATCAAATCTAGAACTTGGCCCTATTGAGGTAGAGATACCAGATGAATGGGACTCAAGGCAACTATCTACCGTATTTGACCTAATAACTGGAAATAGTTACACGGGTGATTATCTCTCTGATGAGGATAATAGTGGCCGGATATTCCTAACACTAAAATCGGTCAACAAGGGCGGTGGGTTCAACTGGGATAGCCTGAAATACTACACGGGCGAGGTGAATGAGAGAGAAGTAGTAGAGCCGGGCGAATTACTCATAGCTAACACCGACGTTACTCAAGATGGAGATATTGTAGGCTATTCCATTAGAGTCCCTGATTTCGATTCAGAAAAGGAAATCGCGGCGTCTATGGATTTATCCATCTTACGACCAACATTAGACAATATTAATCTTCCATATATCGAATACCTGCTTCAAACAGATTTTATCCATTCCCGGATGCGGGCATTTAGCGCAGGGTCAACCGTCTTACACTTGAACACAGACCTTGTAAAGTCGCTCTCACTTCCTCTTCCACCACTCTCGGAACAGCGCAAAATTGCCACTGTCCTCTATACTGTTAACCAAGCAATTGAGAAGACTGAGAAAATTAGAGAACAAATAGAACGAGTAAGGGCCGGAACAGCACAAGACCTGTTTCGAAATGGAATCTCTCAGGGGGAAACAAAGGAAACATGGCTCGGTGAAATTCCCGAAGATTGGGATGTAGTCCCATTTTCAAAAATAGTTGACTCTAATCGCAACGGCCTATATAAATCAAAGGACGCGTACGGTGAGGGCTGTCCGATTGCCAAGATGGGAAATGCTCTTGAGAAGCGTACGCTCGATATGTCTTCTGCTGACAGGCTAGAATTGACTGATGAAGAGAAACAGAAGTACGGACTGAATGAAGGCGACCTAATTTTTGCTCGCCGAGCACAGGAGGTATCTGCGGCTGGGGATTGTTGCTACGTTCCACAACTTGACGAATTAACGGTGTTTGAATCATCACTAATCCGAGTTCGTTTGGCAGAGGGCGCAAACCCTCGATTCTACACACAGTACTTTGATAGCCCCGTTGGCTCTCGGTCCATAGAGCGTATCGTAACAGAAACCAGTATTTCTGGAATAGCGACCAGCGACTTGCTTGACCTGAAGGTTGCCGTCCCCAGTCTCGCTGAGCAAGAGGAAATCGCTTCAATCATGTGGAAATTCGATGAGCAAGAGAAGTCGTTACAGAAAGAAAGAGAATGGTATGAACGCCTCAAACGTGGCTTAATACAAGACCTCCTCTCGGGAACAGTCCGAATGACCGACACTAACATAGAGGTTCCCGAAGAAGTCACCCAACATGGTTAG